The Cucumis melo cultivar AY chromosome 9, USDA_Cmelo_AY_1.0, whole genome shotgun sequence genome includes the window TCCAACCCCCCTTTTCTTTGTGAACAAGTCTAGGATCaatccaatatatatatatatatattatattaaactTTCAAAGTAATCTCATTCTATGCATTGAGAGTTTCATTTCTTCCTACGAAAGGTTTGGAATATAAGTTTAAAAACAAGAAATAGGAATGTTTCGAGAGATTGAGTTGAGTTATTGAACttaaaatcgtttagatttgaagcaacGTTGTTTTGTTCGAGTTTAAAAAAGTTTTGAATTTGGAGTCTAAAATTGTTTGATAATCAAGCTTAGTTTAGTATTTGAAAGAAcagtttatttttaaaaacttttttttcttaagattTGATTATAAATTCATTGTCTCTTTAACAAAGGGATCGCGagaaaataaacataatttttaaaaacaaaaaacaaagttTGTTCTTAGTCTGTGAAATTAAATGAATAACTTATAACCAAAGAACACTGTGCATAAAAtctatatatgaaaaaaaatatccaATTTTAGTCTCTATATTTTTAAGTAAGTCTTACATTTAATTCATACTTCCAATTCatcattgattttcttttaattttggaaaTTTATTCACACATTAAATTTTCTCGCTTAAAAACCATTGTTATTATTAaaccatttcttttaaaatcaactttgataaactaaaatttagattttgaaaacttgaaaagaaaattgttttaagaggtaaaattgcaaaaaatatttacaacatctatgataaatgataatattaaaaatatttataaatatagtaaaatttcaatatttaaaattaaataaaatcgaAAATATAGGAATTAAAAATGTTAATTAATATAAGGTTTAATTTTGTAAACAATAGGTGGCTTTTGTGTTATTGAGTAGGTAAGGAAGCATTCCAAGaaacacttttctttttcttttctttttctttgggTAAGCAATGAATGAATGGTGCCGGCCAATATGAAACCACTTTTTTAGAGTCCACTATTTGTTGCTATTGTCTTTTTCTCAAAAGCCGTATGTTATGCTCAAACTCACTCACCCCATAAAATCACTTCTTCCCCCCAAATTTTTTTGTACTATGTTTTcgtttaaaatatttacgacataCCGTAAATTTAATGATAGACGTCgatgatattaataaaaaacTTATATCAATTTctattaattttcaattttatcgatAGACATTATTAGAAATTTATAAGTTATctaatagaatttaaaattttgctgtattttataaatgttatttttatttttatttattttgtaatatttgaaaatgtttcttccttttatttacACTTTAAATATTTCCTTTTTATACATCAACAATGggagaaatatgaagaaaaaaaaattccacgCTCCCATATAATATAGAAAGTGTTTGTGAATTTTTCTAATGCCGTTGAAAATGTCATACTTCTATCATAAGAGTTTATCAACAATTGAAATCTATCACAGATATACTATATTTCAAATATTGGTCTATTGGCTATCATTGATATACCATAAGAGTTTAACAACGATAGCTGATATACCAATATTTGAAACACGGTATGTTAGTGATAaactttgacaaattttgctatatttacaattttttaaaaatgttgctatatatactaatattttgaatctaattgctatatttgaaatatccttatatttaatttaaaagcaTGCTTATGACACACTTTGGAGAATGAGGATCGAAATTTCTACTTTTATAACAGATGGTTACTTTATTTACCATTAAGCTAAGCTCATTTTGATGAATATCATATTCTACttattttatctaataaatttattttcataaatactAGTGAACTCCACAAACCTCCACGTTGATTTGGAAAACTACGAAGTTTTAAAAATAGGGTGAGATTTGTTAACATTAATGTGATGTCCAGTCCACAAATACTTGTGAAAACAAATTTATAGTACGAATAaggaaaatatattttctcGGTAGTACTAAAacaaatttcagttaatttttaaaacatgtTGATGTGAGACTAAAGAAAGGAATTTTTCTCTTGCTCTCAATGTATAAGAAAATTTCTCGAAAATTTCCCCCTTTTTCACCAACATCTATTCAAACCCTATTTTCAATGTTTTCAACTCCAAATTTTCCTCATCATgatttaaacttcaaattaaAGTCCTTATTTCTTACGTACTAAGATTCAGCTATGaaatagcttttttttttttttttttctttttattgaaagaagaaaatattcaaAGTTGTTTGGTGAAAAATTCCcaaattatttagaaaaatgTATCATGAGAAcaaagttgaaaattttgatcCACTTTTCAAAAGGTTTGATTTAACCACATTATCATTTCTGTCTCTAAACATTATTTAATAACGTTATAATtgacttgatttttttttttaaaaaaaaaagacaaagttAATGATTTTGATGTGAAAAAAAGAtgtattttctaaaattatttgtttaaaaGTATTAAGTATGAAtttataaagaataaaaaagaaaaaaaaaacttaattccCTCCCTGACCTATTCATTCCATCCTTAGCCACCCCTATCTTAATTGTTTAGACATCTCTTAGAtatatttgtttaaaatttaGGTTTTGTTTAGTAaccgatttatttttttattttggtttttgaaaattcgATATTTTTTCTCTCCATTTCTTATAATggtttgtatatttcttaaatacaatcatttgattcttagtcacattctaaaaacaaaaacgtactttttgaaaattacattttttagttttcaaaatttgatttggttttttaaaacaattgGTAAAATGTAGAGGAAGAAAGTTGAAAAGTGTCCATAggcttaatttaaaaaaaaaaaagaaaaagaacgaAATTATTGTCAAACGAGATCTTAAAGATCAAATATCACAAACTTAAAGGTTTAAAGTCTAACTTGCACTTtaacattaaaaagaaaaaaaaaaaagaccatcGTAAATATAGCAATTGTAATCAAAGTATTAGTGAATAAAGTAAACcgtaataaattttaaattcaattctCGAAGTTTTATGAAATGCATTAATAAATTTGATAGAGTAGTCAAATTTTGTGCTCTATGAAAGAGTTGatagtattttattcatttatttttttgtagTAGAAATGgtcattaaattaaaaattaggaTTAAGAGGTCAAACTTCATAAATCAAAAGATATCAAAGCTGATGAGATTAGGGGACCTTTTCAACGTGAACAAATTTGttctatactttttttttttaaaacgtatatctattaaaataaaatcaacCAATTGATAGGTTATGGAATTTTACTTATTAGTAAATATTTgtaacaattttattatttatagtagttttctaaataatattataaaaatatatttaaatatatttttattctatcGTATGAACAAAAATTTATTAAGATTATGAAATAAAGTAATAAGTTCTCTCAAGCTTACCAAACGAGTATAATTCAATTAACATGAACTTGTACTAATAATGGAACGTTATGATGTTTGATTTTTCATCCatcaaacattttaaaaaaaagtaacttaACTAATATGAAACtttgtagaaagataaataagtAAAACTTAGACTAAATAATACAAGATAAGTGTAGATACATTAATATCACACAAATAAGATATACTTAAAATGTATATTGAATCGGCAGTGCCATACTATCGATACAATATATTTATAATGATTTTGAAAAGGTACTAGCATACTAaatcattttaattattatgaGTTGGTCTAGTGGTAGAAAACATAGTCTCAATAACAAACTATCAATTGTCGTCATCTATTACCTTTGATGTCtgaatttaaaactaaaaatgtaCTTTTATCTCGAACAAAaaagtaatttataaattattgttttattaatatattggAAACCTCTAAATTAGCCATCAAATTAACAAATTCAACAttgaaaaagataataataataaaggtaGGAACTTTAATGGTCAAACCCAAGTATATTAAGCAACACACCCATTTAATAGGAATTTGGAAGCATACAACAACCTAAGGAAGAAAAACAGAGTATCTTAAAAGGAAAAACAGAGATGCCGTCGCCGTGCCTGACCGAGATCTCCGCCGCATGTGGCGGAGGAAGCGGCGGCGGAAGCAGCTGTTGCCCAACTCCACTCCTCAACTTTCCATCCTCCCAACCCTCAACCACCGCCACTCCTCGCACCTCTGCCGCTTCCCGCCGTGACTTCGCCGCGAAAGCCAGCGCCGGCGTCTTCCCAAACACCACGTTTACGAACCCAGAATGCCTCCCTTCGCCGCCGCAGGCCCTCTCCCTCTTCCTCGCCGCCTTCCCTCAGTACAGTCAAACCCAAGAAATTGACGCGATCAGAAACAGACAATATTACCATCTCAATCTCTCAAACCACATTTGTCTCGATTACATCGGCATCGGCCTCTTCTCTTACCACCAATTCCAAAAACATTCAAACCCATTCCCTTCTTCCAACCTGAATTTCCCTTTCTTCGGCGTTTCTTACCGTACCGGAAATCTCAAATCTCGCCTACTCGAAAATGGCCTCGATTCTGACCTAGAATCCGCCATTAAACGAAGAATATTCAGATTCCTCAACGTTTCCGAGTCCGATTATGCCATGATTTTCACTGCAAATCGGACCTCCGCTTTCAAACTCTTAGCAGAATCATACCCATTTCAAACCAGCAACAAGGTTTTAACTGTTTATGATTACGAAAGCGAAGCAGTGGAAGCCATGGTTAGCAGCTCTCAAAACAGGGGAGCTACTACCATGTCGACTGAATTTTCCTGGCCAAGATTGAGGATAAATTCAAGGAAATTGAAGGAGATGATTGTAAGtaagaacaagaagaagaaatctaAAAAGGGTCTTTTCGTTTTCCCATTACATTCCAGAATTACTGGAGCTCGTTATCCTTATTTATGGATGAGTATAGCACAGGAAAATCGGTGGCATGTTCTTGTGGATGCTTGTGCTTTAGGGCCAAAAGATATGGATTGCTTCGGACTGTCGTTGTTCCGTCCTGATTTTCTTGTTTCTTCATTCTATAAAGTTTTTGGTGAAAACCCCTCTGGATTTGGATGTCTTCTTGTGAAAAAATCTGTCATTTCAATTCTTGAAACCAATTCTTCATCATCTAATGTTGGGATTGTTAATCTTGTTCCTGCCGATAAGTTGTTGCAGCTAAATGAAGATTCATCAGGAACTGACA containing:
- the LOC103504647 gene encoding uncharacterized protein LOC103504647, with amino-acid sequence MPSPCLTEISAACGGGSGGGSSCCPTPLLNFPSSQPSTTATPRTSAASRRDFAAKASAGVFPNTTFTNPECLPSPPQALSLFLAAFPQYSQTQEIDAIRNRQYYHLNLSNHICLDYIGIGLFSYHQFQKHSNPFPSSNLNFPFFGVSYRTGNLKSRLLENGLDSDLESAIKRRIFRFLNVSESDYAMIFTANRTSAFKLLAESYPFQTSNKVLTVYDYESEAVEAMVSSSQNRGATTMSTEFSWPRLRINSRKLKEMIVSKNKKKKSKKGLFVFPLHSRITGARYPYLWMSIAQENRWHVLVDACALGPKDMDCFGLSLFRPDFLVSSFYKVFGENPSGFGCLLVKKSVISILETNSSSSNVGIVNLVPADKLLQLNEDSSGTDIDLEFQQQQMVPSTSSFSGPISHQISKTTTNFSEMDEEGKSGSNVSEIEIVSNRYETKCKGLDQVDSLGLVLISTRARCLINWLVSSLLKLKHPNSQGASLVKIYGPKVKFDRGPALAFNVFDWKGEKVEPVLVQKLADRSNISLSYGFLHNIWFSDKYAEEKGKVLERKEFGKDEKNMKKSKGNLGISVVTAALGFLTNFEDVYKLWGFVAQFLDADFVEKERWRYTALNQRTIIEVL